A section of the Naumovozyma dairenensis CBS 421 chromosome 5, complete genome genome encodes:
- the NDAI0E02700 gene encoding MADS-box domain-containing protein (similar to Saccharomyces cerevisiae SMP1 (YBR182C) and RLM1 (YPL089C); ancestral locus Anc_8.566), with protein MGRRKIEIQPIHDERNRTVTFIKRKAGLFKKAHELAVLCQVDVAVIILGSNNTFYEFSSVDTNDLIKYYQHDKDLNHDVKDPSSYGAYTKKKKVTLNPKYHGRSKKARVGKHDQKKDEEIELGADFEGNDGEDEDEEGQEFSRDDIEDSNTTSSNNMIPQSSTSVVSDDDRTANTLRNITIHSTSNKRSRSENNIGPTFIYERTKKPDLNNNKRLKKESSVLNPLQQHVQKQFQNLYHMTSNSPTELPKLSKYQETAPMVPSPTASSSSPNNSTNNHNVSLKPSFAKTENDSKGSPLNRLNMQFSPPIGNSGKEPFSSLDKDKNSLRIGSRPVLRVQIPTNNNTYNTSVYSEPSSATSITRSMNNNGSPSRIDTNFQNDSLNRNDGSKISKTPTNTSYSFTAGLPPIFSATSALPQYVATPLQSAAAANSVHPNGNTTNIQNNSHGNDFIQNSSSYFLQRQSQNSQQQQQHQQRQQSQPQQHQQQPQQPQNIPKRLQLKSGQTGLYDRLFSPILAEDPSGPRTGSLPSKFVHDLIIPSPSANMPMFQDWSLGPESAKLGANNSSLRGSFNNSRIGPNNNKENITNNNSNNNNVNNTTTNNSTNINASTQYSFSGSTGLTPYITSQTPLSNRFFNFSTEVDDDKKKMNKTDTVADLNIDGKKN; from the coding sequence ATGGGTAGGCGTAAGATTGAAATTCAACCGATTCATGatgaaagaaatagaaCAGTTACATTTATAAAACGTAAAGCTGGTTTATTCAAGAAAGCTCATGAATTGGCAGTCCTTTGCCAAGTAGATGTCGCAGTTATAATATTGGGTTCCAATAACACTTTTTATGAGTTTTCTTCTGTCGATacaaatgatttaataaaatactATCAACATGACaaagatttaaatcatGATGTTAAGGACCCCTCATCTTATGGAGCGTATActaagaaaaagaaagttaCTTTGAATCCTAAATACCATGGAAGATCAAAGAAAGCAAGAGTAGGCAAACATGATCAAAAAAAAGAcgaagaaattgaattagGTGCAGACTTTGAAGGTAATGACGGtgaagatgaggatgaAGAAGGCCAAGAATTCTCTCGAGATGACATAGAAGACAGTAATACCACCAGCAGTAATAATATGATACCGCAAAGCAGCACTTCAGTTGTCTCTGATGATGACAGAACTGCTAATACATTAAGGAATATTACTATTCACTCCACTTCAAACAAAAGAAGCCGAtctgaaaataatattggaCCAACTTTCATATACGAACGAACTAAGAAACCggatttgaataataataaaagacTTAAGAAAGAATCATCTGTCCTTAATCCCTTACAACAGCATGTACAgaaacaatttcaaaaccTTTATCATATGACTTCAAATTCACCAACTGAATTACCAAAACTCTCTAAATATCAAGAAACAGCACCCATGGTACCGTCCCCCACTGCATCAAGTTCGTCCCCTAACAATAGTACTAATAACCACAATGTATCATTAAAGCCGTCATTTGCGAAAACTGAAAACGACAGTAAGGGCTCTCCATTGAACCGATTAAATATGCAATTTTCTCCACCTATTGGTAATTCAGGGAAGGAgccattttcttctctagataaagataaaaattCCTTAAGAATTGGCTCTCGTCCCGTTTTAAGAGTACAAATCCCAACGAATAACAACACATATAACACATCTGTATATAGTGAACCATCATCGGCAACATCGATCACTAGatcaatgaataataatggatcaCCTTCCAGAATTGATacaaattttcaaaatgattcattaaaCAGGAATGATGGATCAAAGATCTCTAAAACACCTACTAATACTTCATATTCATTCACAGCTGGATTACCACCAATATTCTCAGCCACATCAGCTCTGCCTCAGTATGTTGCAACTCCATTACAATCTGCCGCCGCTGCTAATAGTGTTCATCCAAACGGCAATACAACAAATATCCAGAATAATAGTCATGGGAACGATTTTATCcaaaattcatcatcttaTTTTTTGCAAAGACAATCGCAAAACTctcaacaacagcaacaacacCAACAAAGGCAACAATCTCAACCACAACAgcaccaacaacaaccgCAGCAACCACAGAATATTCCGAAACGACTCCAACTCAAATCAGGACAAACAGGACTATATGATAGATTATTTTCCCCCATCTTAGCAGAAGATCCTTCAGGCCCAAGAACGGGATCACTACCATCCAAATTTGTacatgatttaataatcCCTTCTCCAAGCGCAAATATGCCCATGTTTCAAGATTGGTCCTTAGGTCCAGAGAGTGCTAAACTAGGAgctaataattcatctcTACGAGGCTCgttcaataattcaagGATTGGTCCaaataacaacaaagaGAATAtcactaataataacagtaataataataacgttAACAACACGACGACAAATAATAGTACTAATATTAATGCATCAACtcaatattcttttagTGGGTCAACCGGGTTAACACCATATATAACAAGTCAAACTCCATTAAGTAATagattcttcaatttttcaacagaagtagatgatgataagaaaaaaatgaataaaacTGATACAGTTGCCGATCTTAATATTGATGGTAAAAAAAActaa
- the SSU1 gene encoding Ssu1p (similar to Saccharomyces cerevisiae SSU1 (YPL092W); ancestral locus Anc_8.569), translating into MKYLPEFINHFEPFFFVMVMGTGISSDLLHSFPYPACWLKICSYIMFAIACIIFVILQIFAILHLFIYSSENGFQAYFNHYFRNLNHNVFWGTYPMGLVTLINYISMIAIKEAAGTVHAKRLMYLVYIMWWYDVLISLLSAWGISFIIWQDYNYTENKNKNKDCRSNSNQENLEITRSFLSRKTAHSQLKSILLLAVIPIVVVASSSGIFTMTDLFSIHFNRNIQLLTLFVTALLWLHAIIFVFILISIYFWNLYVNKIPAMSQVFTLFLVLGPLGQGSFGILLLTENVRKYVQRYYQTNTGTAISLEQQILTLSIPWSFKVMGLVLALGLLAMGYFFSFISFISIISYSQKREIDPETGKYKRIYHFHKGFWAMTFPMGTMSLGSTEIFVQYNEYVPTGAFRVIGTIYAVICILWTIFCLLGSAYIYWIPGMKSLLQSAYNNNKENSGNNDPSISDSTTMDKPSIELPYYEGSDNEDNDENDENDRDRNDSDIITNNCMYSPNMV; encoded by the coding sequence ATGAAATACTTGCCCGAATTCATAAACCATTTCGAacccttcttcttcgtaaTGGTAATGGGCACAGGAATATCCTCCGATTTACTTCATTCTTTCCCCTACCCAGCTTGCTGGTTGAAAATATGTTCCTACATAATGTTCGCCATCGCATGCATAATATTCGTCATTTTACAAATATTCGCCATATTACATCTATTCATATACTCCAGTGAAAATGGATTCCAAGCATATTTTAACCACTATTTTagaaatttgaatcatAACGTTTTTTGGGGTACATACCCCATGGGTCTCGTCACTTTAATCAATTACATCTCCATGATTGCCATCAAAGAAGCCGCAGGGACTGTCCATGCAAAGAGATTGATGTATTtagtatatataatgtGGTGGTATGACGTTCTCATCTCTTTGTTATCAGCTTGGGGGATCTCATTCATCATTTGGCAAGATTATAATTATACCGagaacaaaaataaaaacaagGATTGTAGAAGTAATTCtaatcaagaaaatttagAAATCACAAGGAGTTTCCTATCAAGGAAGACCGCTCATAGTCAATTGAAAAGTATCCTATTATTGGCTGTTATACCCATCGTGGTTGTCGCATCAAGTAGTGGGATTTTCACAATGacagatttattttctatcCATTTCAATAGgaatattcaattgttAACATTGTTCGTTACTGCATTGTTGTGGTTACATGCTatcatttttgttttcattttgatcTCCATTTATTTCTGGAATCTTTACGTTAATAAGATCCCTGCCATGTCACAAGTATTCACTTTGTTTCTAGTGTTGGGTCCCCTGGGACAAGGTAGTTTTGGTATACTATTATTAACGGAAAACGTTAGAAAATATGTTCAAAGATATTATCAAACTAATACCGGCACCGCAATATCGTTAGAACAACAAATTTTAACTTTATCAATCCCATGGTCTTTCAAAGTCATGGGATTAGTCTTAGCCTTGGGCTTATTAGCCATGGGTTATTTCTTCTCCTTCatatcatttatttcaaTCATTTCGTATAGCCAAAAGAGAGAAATTGATCCAGAAACGggaaaatataaaagaatttatcatttccATAAGGGATTTTGGGCAATGACTTTCCCCATGGGGACAATGTCCTTGGGGAGTACAGAAATATTTGttcaatataatgaatatgtCCCCACGGGTGCATTCAGAGTCATCGGAACCATTTACGCAGTCATTTGTATATTATGGActatattttgtttactCGGTTCAGCttatatttattggatTCCTGGTATGAAAAGCCTGTTGCAATCCGCttataacaataataaagaaaattctGGTAATAACGATCCATCAATATCTGATTCAACTACCATGGATAAACCAAGTATCGAACTACCGTATTATGAAGGAAGTGACAACGAAGATAACGACGAAAACGACGAAAATGATCGAGATAGAAACGATTCAGATATTATAACAAATAATTGCATGTATTCACCGAATATGGTTTGA
- the GLR1 gene encoding glutathione-disulfide reductase GLR1 (similar to Saccharomyces cerevisiae GLR1 (YPL091W); ancestral locus Anc_8.568), whose translation MLSHSINQSRIITRIMSTTIKKHYDYLVIGGGSGGVASSRRAASYGAKCLVIEGKALGGTCVNVGCVPKKVMWYASDLATRISHANEYGLYQDFKLNKENLTFNWPEFKTKRDAYVHRLNGIYENNLKKEGVDVVFGWAQFNKDGNVEVKTRSGETEVYSADRYLIATGGKPVYPKGIPGFEYGTDSDGFFRLENQPKKVVVVGAGYIGTELAGVFHGLGSDTHLIIRGETLLRKFDDSIQETITDHYVKEGINVHKSSQIEKIEKDEMTKKLTIHLNTSEVLEDVDELIWTIGRRSFLGLGLENIGIELNSKQEIITDEYQNTNVPNVYSLGDVQGRVELTPVAIAAGRKLANRLFGPEKFRNDKLDYENVPSVVFSHPEAGSIGLSEKEAISKYGKENIKLYNTKFTAMYYAMLTEKSPTRYKIICVGPEEKVVGLHIVGDSSAEILQGFGVAIKMGATKSDFDNCVAIHPTSAEELVTMR comes from the coding sequence ATGCTTTCCcattcaataaatcaatcaagaataataacaagaatCATgtcaacaacaattaagAAACATTACGACTATCTAGTCATCGGTGGGGGATCAGGTGGTGTAGCCTCCAGTAGAAGAGCCGCATCATATGGTGCTAAATGTCTCGTCATAGAAGGTAAGGCATTGGGTGGTACTTGTGTCAATGTAGGTTGTGTCCCTAAGAAAGTCATGTGGTATGCTTCTGATTTGGCTACTAGAATTTCTCATGCTAATGAATATGGGTTATATCAAGAttttaaattgaataaagaGAATTTGACATTTAATTGGCCAGAATTCAAAACGAAAAGAGACGCTTATGTTCATAGATTGAATGGTATTTACgaaaataatttgaagaagGAAGGCGTGGACGTTGTCTTTGGATGGGctcaattcaataaagatGGGAATGTGGAGGTTAAGACGAGAAGTGGGGAAACCGAAGTATATTCTGCTGATCGTTACCTGATCGCCACAGGTGGAAAACCTGTTTATCCTAAAGGCATCCCAGGTTTTGAATACGGGACAGATTCTGATGGGTTTTTTAGATTGGAAAACCAACCTAAAAAGGTCGTTGTGGTCGGTGCAGGTTATATCGGTACCGAATTAGCTGGTGTCTTTCATGGCCTAGGTAGTGACACTCATTTAATTATCAGAGGTGAAACTCTATTAAGGAAATTCGATGACTCCATTCAAGAAACTATTACGGATCATTATGTGAAAGAAGGTATCAATGTTCATAAATCGTctcaaattgaaaaaattgaaaaagatgaaatgaCGAAGAAATTAACCATACATTTAAATACATCAGAAGTTTTGGAAgatgttgatgaattgattTGGACCATTGGCCGTAGATCTTTCTTAGGTTTAGGATTAGAAAATATCGGTATAGAACTAAACAGTAAGCAAGAAATTATAACCGATGAATATCAAAATACAAATGTTCCTAACGTTTATTCTCTTGGTGATGTTCAAGGTCGTGTCGAATTGACTCCTGTTGCCATTGCTGCTGGAAGAAAGTTAGCAAACAGATTGTTTGGACCAGAAAAATTCCGTAATGATAAACTAGACTATGAAAACGTTCCTAGTGTAGTCTTCTCTCATCCTGAAGCTGGTTCCATTGGTCTTTCTGAAAAGGAGGCTATTTCCAAGTACGGGAAGGAAAACATTAAACTATACAACACTAAATTTACTGCAATGTATTACGCTATGTTAACAGAAAAATCTCCTACCAGATATAAGATTATCTGTGTTGGTCCAGAAGAAAAAGTAGTCGGTCTACATATCGTTGGTGATTCTTCTGCAGAAATCTTACAAGGATTCGGTGTCGCCATTAAGATGGGTGCAACTAAGTCAGATTTCGATAATTGTGTTGCTATTCATCCTACAAGTGCTGAAGAACTAGTCACTATGAGATAG
- the NDAI0E02710 gene encoding ceramidase (similar to Saccharomyces cerevisiae YPC1 (YBR183W) and YDC1 (YPL087W); ancestral locus Anc_8.564) has protein sequence MDYLRWPYPEESQSGFWGETTAIIDWCEENYVVSNYIAEWSNTLTNLGFVMAASYSIYCAYRNKLEKRFILIGLGFALVGVGSWLFHMTLKFHFQLLDELPMVYATSIPSWSLFSEIYHLKKNENNTSDGNSVAVNVNNSENKKIPLKEQLIFGGLITAFVSFLTWVYLVKQDPIIFQVLYGFLNVLVVSTSGYIAYKNMQTPTTKRNLFATMGLGISLFLAGFIFWQLDVHFCSFWIGIRRKYLLLPLGVLLELHGWWHLLTGAGVYAYVVFLQYLRVLSLGELNDFDFIWRWKFCPELVRKDASIGTKYSYQFLGPYVDKPFDSLPTH, from the coding sequence ATGGATTATTTACGTTGGCCTTATCCAGAAGAAAGTCAATCTGGTTTCTGGGGAGAAACAACAGCAATCATAGATTGGtgtgaagaaaattatgTGGTCTCCAATTACATTGCTGAATGGTCAAACACATTAACAAATTTAGGATTTGTCATGGCTGCTTCCTATTCTATATATTGCGCATATAGAAACAAACTAGAGAAAAGATTTATCCTTATTGGGTTGGGGTTTGCACTTGTTGGAGTAGGGTCGTGGCTTTTCCATATGACTTTGAAATTCCATTTCCAACTGTTGGATGAATTGCCAATGGTTTACGCAACTTCTATCCCCTCTTGGAGTCTTTTCTCtgaaatatatcatttgaagaaaaatgaaaataacaCAAGTGATGGTAATTCTGTTGCAGTTAATGTCAATAACagtgaaaataaaaagataCCTTTAAAAGAACAGCTAATATTTGGAGGACTGATAACGGCTTTTGTTAGCTTCTTAACTTGGGTATATTTAGTAAAACAAGATCCAATCATATTCCAAGTTCTTTATGGATTTTTGAATGTACTAGTTGTAAGTACATCTGGATATATTGCTTATAAGAATATGCAAACACCAACTACAAAAAGGAACCTTTTCGCAACTATGGGGCTAGGTATTTCTCTGTTTTTAGCTGGTTTTATATTTTGGCAACTTGATGTACATTTCTGCTCCTTCTGGATTGGTATTAGAAGGAAATATTTGCTACTACCATTAGGagtattattagaattgCATGGATGGTGGCATTTATTGACCGGTGCTGGTGTGTATGCCTATGTTGTTTTCCTTCAATATTTGAGAGTATTGTCATTAGGtgaattgaatgatttcGATTTTATTTGGAGGTGGAAATTTTGTCCAGAATTAGTAAGAAAAGATGCAAGTATTGGCACCAAATACTCTTATCAATTTTTGGGACCGTACGTGGATAAACCATTCGATTCTCTCCCAACACATTGA
- the RPS6A gene encoding 40S ribosomal protein eS6 (similar to Saccharomyces cerevisiae RPS6B (YBR181C) and RPS6A (YPL090C); ancestral locus Anc_8.567) encodes MKFNISYPVNGTQKTIEIDDEHRIRVFYDKRIGQEVDGETVGDEFKGYTFKISGGNDKQGFPMKQGVLLPTRVKLLLSKGVSCYRPRRTGERKRKSVRGAIVGPDLAVLSLVITKKGEQEFEGVTDSTVAKRLGPKRANNIRKFFGLSKEDDVRDFVIRREVTKGEKTYTKAPKIQRLVTPQRLQRKRHQRALKVKNAQAQREAAAEYAQLLAKRLAERKAEKAEIRKRRASSLKA; translated from the exons ATGAAG TTCAACATTTCCTACCCAGTAAATGGTACTCAAAAAACCATCGAAATCGATGATGAACACCGTATCCGTGTTTTCTACGATAAAAGAATCGGTCAAGAAGTTGATGGTGAAACTGTTGGTGATGAATTCAAAGGTTACACTTTCAAGATTTCCGGTGGTAACGACAAACAAGGTTTCCCAATGAAACAAGGTGTCTTATTACCAACTAGAGTTAAGTTACTATTATCTAAGGGTGTCTCCTGTTACAGACCAAGACGTACTGGtgaaagaaagagaaagtCCGTTAGAGGTGCCATTGTTGGTCCAGATTTAGCTGTCTTATCTTTAGTTATCACTAAGAAGGGTGAACAAGAATTTGAAGGTGTCACTGACTCCACTGTTGCCAAGAGATTAGGTCCAAAGAGAGCTAACAACATCAGAAAATTCTTCGGTTTATCTAAGGAAGATGATGTTCGTGACTTCGTTATCAGAAGAGAAGTTACCAAGGGCGAAAAGACTTACACTAAGGCTCCAAAGATCCAAAGATTGGTTACTCCACAAAGACTACAAAGAAAGAGACATCAAAGAGCTTTGAAGGTTAAGAACGCTCAAGCTCAAAGAGAAGCTGCTGCCGAATATGCTCAATTATTAGCTAAGAGATTGGCTGAAAGAAAGGCTGAGAAGGCTGAAATCAGAAAGAGAAGAGCCTCTTCTTTGAAGGCTTAA